The Musa acuminata AAA Group cultivar baxijiao chromosome BXJ3-6, Cavendish_Baxijiao_AAA, whole genome shotgun sequence region TTGTTCCATTGTGGATGAGCAGTGAGGATGGAGAAAGGGGAGTGGAAGAGAAAGATTTCGATTGCCTCGAGACAACATACAGAGCATTTAGCCAAGGAGATGATCGAGACATGGTGGCACTGAGGATGAGAACATAGAGATTTGGTTTGGTTGTGCATTTTTATTTTGCCTGTCTTAGATTGGGCCATCCTGAGCATCTTAAGCAGGGTTTCACAAAGATTATTATTTCTTAAACATATGCCGATCCAGATTTGATTGGTGGCTTCATTGGTCCTCAAGCAAATGAGAGGATGGAAGATTTAAAGGCAGCTATTTCCATGAGCTTTAATAGGTCTTTCTTTCAGGAATCTCCAATGCAGATTTAAAGAGGAGGATACTTGTCATCATGTGCTCTTTATCCATAAACCCTATCAAACTGCTTCTATCAGATGTAACCCTCGAATTCTTCATCCAACAGGTTGACCTTCTTCCTTCCTTCAATGCAGCAGCCACAGCAGCAGCAAGCAAAAAGAAGCAGCAGAAACAAGATCGGATGaaccttcttccttccttttgctgCTCCACTGTTTCGTTTCATATGACTGCATGACCTTCTTCTTCCGTCTTCCCTTTTTCTCCGATCATTCTGGTTTAAATCTTGTGATACTACATTTACGTTTGCACTGCCTGCCGGCTGGCTCGATAGTGATGTTTGCAGAGAAGCTTATTTAGGGAGCATCGAGTGCCTATGTTCCTTAGGTTTCACAAAGGAGTGGATGAGATGAGATTTGCGTACAGCTTCCTTTTATAATCTTAAGAGTTAACACACTGCAGAATGCAATCAATGGTTAGAATGCTATGATCTTTCCAAGAAAAGAGATCGTTTTAAGTTCCCAACAAAATGAGTATAATGAGTCAACTACAAGAATGTGAATGACTTTGGAAGATGGGTTGCTACAGGTTGCAAGCTCTTCCTTTCTTTCCCCTTCACATGGATTTCAGCACAAAAACTATTCAATTcgaacacaaaaagaaaaaaaaaagagattgactCCAGAAAATGGCCAAAATCTCAAGCTTAATTGTTGCAACATTTTCGTAATTAAACAGTAATCCAACACACAGATAAatgcatgacaaaaaatatatgcAGCAAGTAAAGAAACAGAAACAACAGCTGGGATTCATCACTTGGATTTCTAAGCATGAGTTCTGCTGCTTTCTGGACTACTCACTGGATTAAAATAAGGATGAGCCTGAAGGGAAGAGCAGCAATCCTCTTAGCAGCTGAAGCTCATAATTATGGAGGAATAAGTTTATAGGAAGAGCATTTACCATCGCTTCTTTCGCTGTTGGCCTCTCCTGGTGATCATACCGAAGCAGCTTGTCCACAAAGTCAACAGCCTAACAACAGAAAAAGAAATTGAAGTAAATTATGTGATAAACTGATCGGAACCTCGACGTTCATGCAGCAATAGTCACCTCGGGAACTGCCACATGCTGGTTATCGGCGTTTATAAACCTTGTCCATGGTTTCCTGCTATGCCTGTGACAATGATTAACAGACATTAGAAAACATATTGGAATGCAAACCCAGAGGAGTTACTTCAGAGTGCACTCTAGAACCTTCCAACGAGAGCTTCAAGTTGCGGGTCGAGTTCTAGTTGATATTTTTTTAGACAAGCATTCAACTCATCTGTTCCAAGTACCTAAACCAGATACCAAAATTTCTCAGATGGTTAAATAAGAAGAGAAAGAACATGGACTAAATGGTGAATGTCAATCATGCTAATTTATCCAGATTGTTTTCCCAAAGAACGATGACAACATGACTCTTCTACTATTTCAATGCATAGACATCCCGCTGAAGACGTTCATGGAAAGCCAATGTTGTCTCAACATTGAAACTCAGCTGAtcatcatatatatgtatgtgtataaagTTTTTTTCTGAGTCCCACAAATACTAGCGGTTTGTACCACACGATTCCTGTCTGCATGTTGTTTGGAATATAGTAATGAGTTTCTTTTTCCTTAACTACTCCATCTTCAAGTGCCAGCATGAGATCCCTTAGGGTTGAAATTTTATGCCAATATGATTAGCTCTACACAATCCAGAAGAAGTCCATATGTTCCTAGGATGTAATACATAAATTATATTGATGCAAGCAAGTAACGTTTATGCCTAAAAGGCACAATCTAAGAGGATAAGCACAAGTTGGTGAAAATTTAAATAGTTAGATCTGTCTTTTCCACGTGTTATTAACAAAATCAACCAGCAAAATATCTAATTCTTTCATCCTCACTTGAGAACTAAATCATACCTTTGCTATCTTGACCAATTGATCATAATTATCATGTCCATAAAAAAATGGCTCCTTCCGAAATATCTGCCAATCAACAGAAAGCACGATTTTATAGAAAAAAAACATGTCCAGGGAATGTAACTATATAAATCACATACCATCCCAGCAAACATACAACCAAGGCTCCACATATCCAGTGAATAATCATAATCTTGCAAGTCAACTAGGAGCTCTGGGCCTTTAAAGTACCTGCAGAAGAGTTTGATGTAAGTCCAGAGACAGAAAAGTTTGATATAAATCAACAGAGAACTATGCAAAGATTCCTTTTACAAAGCAAAGAGGCAGTAATATGGTCAGGAACCATAAAAGAAATGAGAAGCAAATACCAAAAGTGATCTGTTGCCTTCATCCAAACAAAAACATGAGATTTATCAGTAAATCAACCAAACTTCATCCAGGGAAGGTTTTCTCATCCATTTATTCCTCGATATGGCCTACTTGAATTATAGTAATATAACTCAACAATTAAACAGACATATacacatttaaatttaaatgactgTCACCATAAAAGCTCTTCCAATTCAAGCCATACTAAAATGCTCATACACTGTTACCCAAAAAATCTGACTCACTCCGCGTTCGATTAGGAGAACCAAAGAAAAATTTCCACCCTCACCGCATCGTGCTGTGCAAGCGTATCGGTCCCTGGTTGATCCAGTACAGACTGGTCGATATTGCCGTGTCATGTCAATATACCAGTATGTGTCAACAAACCGAAAAAGGGCAGAAAAttcaattaaaattataataaaatcctatttcaaattttttatcCTAATCTAATTTATTGGTATATAAATACAATTTGGTGCCTAAACATGCATTAATAAGCCTCTAATGAACCATCAAACATGGTAGAATAAGCTCGCAAATCATGCAAGAAGTCAATACATAGCCATTCTAGGCTAATTATTCTTAAAAACCTCTAATTAGGTCTCAATTAATCATTAGTCACTAATCAATCATGAATTATCAATATTCTTTCTGCTAATTACATGACATGATCTTGAAAACATAGAGAGAAGATAAATGCCTTTAATTAGAGTCAGATTCCCCCCAACCTCGAGTTAGAATCCCTATTTCATCCAAATTAAGAGCTTGATTTCCACTAATCACCAATTAGAGAGGAGTCAGAAAGTGTGAGAAATAGTGAGAAAGAAAGTGAGGATGAGAGTCCGTGAaagtgaaagagagagagagagagagagagagagagagagagagagagagagtggggctTTTACAAGCCCAAAACAGCCCTCGAAATGAGGGTGGCATGGTCAAAATTCAAACATTAACAACCAATACACATCGGTCAAATTTTGACCCTTGTCTCAGCCAGCTTGGGACCAGTGCATACCGCCAATTTCATATCGTAGCAGGCAGTACAGTAGTCCATGCTTTTGATATTGGGCTCATTTGTGTCCATACATACATCGGAAAATTCAAATTTACCAATTAAATATAATATGATTTTCCCTTTAAAATTCAGAAACTATTATAGAGAACTTGATGCAGGAGAAAGGTTTTGATACACGTTCCTGAAAtgaatatttatgatttttaaaaatttaagaagGATATTATATTGTGTTACTTAACAAACATTAAATCTGAAAAGCTACCCTTATTTACAAAAGGGTAGATATGAAATTTTGCTTCCTAAAAACGAAATGttcacattttgaaaataattttatcatcGAAGATTCAAGAGAGAAGGTAATGCTCTTCAACAGGGGATCATTTTTCAACATCGTACCTTGAGGCAACTCTAACGTTGTACTCTTTTTCTGGATGATAAAACTCTGCCAGGCCCCAGTCAATAAGACGAAGCTTGCGCTGTTGGTGATCTATCATAACATTGTGAGGTTTTACATCTCGATGCATGATGCCTTGAGAGTGGCAATAATCTAGTGCCTACACAAGAACCTGGAAAAGTTAAAAGGCAATCAAACTTGATGAAATCTAATTATAGAAACACAAGATATCAAATTCAAAATACACAAACACATGCATTCAGCAGATGCACACCAGAGGTTTTTCAATATATCGAGTTGAAAAAACTAATGTTACATATCTTCAGTGAAAAACAAATCAAGATTTGAAAATTCATTCAGCATGACCTTGAAGCATAAGGGATCTGATAAATGGATCAAAAAGTATATAAGCTAAGTGACGACTAATCCAACTGATCCTTTCCTAGAGATTTAGCATATGATGTATGGTCAACAGCTTGACCATCCATTCTCCCAAAAAGTCCATAATAAGCTAATCACCAATAAACACCAATTTGTTGATCCACATCAAATGTGCAAACTACATGCCAAATTCAATATTCTGTCTTTTGAAACTTCACCAAAAATCAATGTCAGGAATCCTATAATCAGTTTAAGTCCACAAAAATCACAAAACCATAATTCAAGAAACATCAGGATCTGTCCAAGGAAAAAATAACAATTACCATATCTAACCCTAAAATAACAAAAGCTACATGATtcaaagctagcaacaaagaaacATAAGCAAAATCTAAGGATCTCATAACtaaatcttgttgaaaagaattaggTCGGATGGGTCTCTTCAATTCCTTCATCTTATCACTTTATGGTTCACGGAAAGGAAGCTGTATATCACCTATACAACCACTATCTAAGAAGTGGTTTAAGCAGCTGCTTTTGTGCATCAATCACAAGACTGCACTAATAAGCCATATGCAGTAGCAGTGCATGGTTCAACTACATAATCTGTCCACATTTTATGCATGTGGCAGCAAAAGCCACATAGATAATGCATATACGGACATAGCCAAACCCGAAAGCCCCAAATATGCTCAAAACTTGACCACACAAGTCCAACATCTCACCTCACTAAGTCTACTAAGTAGAACTTAAAGCTATAGGGTCTCACGATTTTCTCTTTGTTTCCTTTGGTGACAATAGTAGGTGTCTAGTAGCAAGAGAAACTATGATACAAATCAAACCCAAGTGGAGCCATCACTATCTCTTACAAACTATGTGCGAAGGAAAGTATCATATCAATATATAACAAAAAAACAGAAAACTTAACATTCAGAGGGCAATAAGAGTTAAAGTCAAGGTTGCTACTCAAAGTGGAAAACTATATATACTAACTTTATAAGTGCTTGTTATAAGAATAACAATAACATAAAGTGTCATGACAATCATAATTAGCTGGATTGTTAACCAACAAGTTGACATTCTTCACTTCATTGCACATGGGAAGATAACCTTACCTTTAATAGTTCATATATGTAGTATCGAATGTCGTAGTCTGACAAAGTTGGATAGAGAACTTTAAAGTCGGTATTGTTGACGTATTCAAAAATTAGACTAGGTGTCTTCGATTGCTGATCTCTGACGATATCAAGTAATTTGACGATGTTGGATCCGCCACAAAGGTTTTGCAATATCTTTATTTCTCTCTTGATCTGCATTGAAAGAAaagaatgataaataaaaaaaggaatagAAAGCAGAAGCAGATAGTTAAGAGAGATGTCACGACATCAAGCAAACCTCATACTTGAATCCACAAGGGAATCCATGACTGAGTCATAGTAAAATTAGAGCATCAATGAAAGAAATAGCACGAGCATGAAatagaaatatgaaaaaaaatcttattgAGACAACCAATGCAAGAAAGAcccttttattaaaaaaatacaaaaaaaataaattagttgCCAGACCTTCTTGCTAAACTATCTAGCAAACAGGGCCTGTTGAAGCCATTTTATAGGTGATGCAACATCTTGGATACCCAGCTCATCAACAGCTGATTATATCTCTAGCTCTTGGACAGCCAAACAGACCGAGTATTGAATTATGTATATTCACTACGGCATTAAAACAAGCTTGACAGTGATATAGTAGATGATGAAGGACGTGATTAGAGAGATAACACCACATAAAGCATATAATAGAAAAGATCCACACCAAATTGCACCCAACGCTTGTCTCATAAGCAACAGAACCAAATAGAAGTAAGTAAGAATTTAAACTTCCTAAATTGCTTCATAGGCATGGATTATTCTTCATGCTCCCAGTATTTAGTATAATTTAAGCATCTTCATCCTACCCCATAAATCACATTGTGAAGCATTAGATCTACCGGACAAGTATAATTGAATATTCATGCCCTTTCTTTTTACAACTGTTGCAAAGCAACAATTATTTGAAACTTTTCTCAAGCCCTAAACCAAATATGCACTGCTACATGAGCTAAAATTCAATAGCGAGAAATTAAAGGCAACCAAGTAACCGAAAccatccaataaaacaagggaACCTAGATACATAATTAAATCTATAATGCATTGTCACAGCAAGCCTAATTTGTAATAGAGTCTTCTTTAACATAACAATCTTGTATAAATACAAATTCAGATCAGATTTAAAtcccaccttcttcttctttactgGCTTTAGAATCTTAATAATGCACTTCTCCTTGTCCGTGGCACGCACTCCCTCGAAAACCTCGCTGTACTTTCCCCTTCCGACCTTCCGAACAACCTCATAATCATCTTGTTCCCTGCAtgcaaataaaaatttattaaaccAAGAAACCTTGATTGCAATAAAAGCAAAAACATCTCAAAAATTTATGGATTTAGAAGAGTGAGAAAGATCACGTGTGCCCTCACCCCCACTGGACGGTGAGAGATTCGTAGTCCCAGTAATCCTTGGGTCGGTGGACGTTGATATCAGCGTAGACCCGAGCCCGGGAGGGGGCGCCGGGGCTGCGGACGGCCTTTCCGATCTTCTGCGCCAGGGCTCCGGCTGCGGAGGGGCGGAGGCGGCCTGGGAAGCTCCCGGGGCTTGCGACGAAGGGGTGGAAGAGGCGAAGTGGGTGGGCGCCGGGTGGGGACGAGAAGCTGAGAAGGGGAGCGAGGGATCGCAGGTGACGGGAGAGGAGGGAGAAGGAGCGGAGAGGCCCAAAGGCCATAGAAATAGGAAGCTAGAACGGGGTAACAAAGAAggtggctatatatatatatatatatatatatatatatatatatatatatagttattttaACCCTTTCTCACTTAACTCCTTATAGTTTTGTGTTTAAAATAACTcctatattatataaaatattaattcataataaattatttatatatatatatataatttaaataaaaaaaataaaatagtccTTATGATTTTAGTTATAGACCACTTAAGTTTTTATagtttactcatgtctaaaataactcatgtATTTTTAAGAACATAATATATAAGTCCCTCTCATAATTAATAGATATTAAAATTCatatattaataaattattaatataattaaagtcataataaatattaaaacctAAATCATTTCT contains the following coding sequences:
- the LOC135641148 gene encoding casein kinase II subunit alpha-like, which produces MAFGPLRSFSLLSRHLRSLAPLLSFSSPPGAHPLRLFHPFVASPGSFPGRLRPSAAGALAQKIGKAVRSPGAPSRARVYADINVHRPKDYWDYESLTVQWGEQDDYEVVRKVGRGKYSEVFEGVRATDKEKCIIKILKPVKKKKIKREIKILQNLCGGSNIVKLLDIVRDQQSKTPSLIFEYVNNTDFKVLYPTLSDYDIRYYIYELLKALDYCHSQGIMHRDVKPHNVMIDHQQRKLRLIDWGLAEFYHPEKEYNVRVASRYFKGPELLVDLQDYDYSLDMWSLGCMFAGMIFRKEPFFYGHDNYDQLVKIAKVLGTDELNACLKKYQLELDPQLEALVGRHSRKPWTRFINADNQHVAVPEAVDFVDKLLRYDHQERPTAKEAMAHPYFNPVSSPESSRTHA